One Alkalispirochaeta americana DNA segment encodes these proteins:
- a CDS encoding endonuclease/exonuclease/phosphatase family protein, with protein MKVCTRLKHLTGRFRGVSWGCILLGPALATALGCLLILPDDDTITILSWNIENLFDAVDQGSEYHQFTSAGGWTERDYHRRKERIAQALQALRPRPDIFIFLEIENREVLDDLMDRHLVDVHAPYRVFAKGPGAAIGIGVASRYPIRDARTHLARAGEFPPLRPVVETRIDLAGTDLVIFSNHWKSKRGGAPATEPLRRASAQLLAARVEQLYREEPDLSLLVAGDFNERPLEFELSGRSYPTALMPARELLALARELAAGEGNHPSWVTPEWIREGDHLIWDSSAREAILSSSLLDRPVFVNLWEDIDAPGSFYFINRWERIDSMFLSPSLFSQDSALRFSAFSVPCPRDGCDSRGRPLSWEDDPRGVSDHLPLLLTLIRSP; from the coding sequence ATGAAGGTATGTACACGGTTAAAGCACCTGACCGGGCGCTTTCGGGGGGTCTCCTGGGGCTGTATCCTGCTTGGGCCCGCCCTGGCCACAGCCTTGGGGTGTCTGCTGATCCTGCCCGATGATGACACCATCACCATTCTTTCCTGGAATATAGAAAACCTCTTTGACGCGGTCGATCAGGGGTCAGAGTATCATCAGTTCACCTCTGCCGGTGGCTGGACGGAGCGGGATTACCACCGGCGAAAGGAACGGATAGCCCAGGCTCTGCAGGCGTTGCGTCCCCGGCCGGATATTTTTATCTTTCTGGAGATCGAAAACAGGGAGGTTCTGGATGATCTCATGGACCGGCACCTGGTGGATGTCCACGCTCCCTACCGCGTCTTTGCCAAGGGGCCCGGGGCCGCTATCGGGATCGGCGTTGCCTCGCGGTACCCCATTCGGGATGCCCGAACACACCTGGCCCGGGCAGGGGAGTTTCCCCCGCTGCGGCCCGTGGTGGAAACCAGGATCGATCTGGCCGGAACAGATCTGGTGATTTTCAGCAACCACTGGAAGAGTAAACGCGGTGGCGCTCCGGCCACAGAACCTCTGCGCCGCGCCTCAGCGCAACTTCTGGCAGCGCGGGTAGAGCAGCTGTATCGGGAGGAGCCCGATCTGTCCCTTCTGGTAGCGGGAGATTTCAACGAGCGTCCCCTGGAGTTCGAGCTCTCGGGGAGATCCTACCCCACGGCTTTGATGCCTGCCCGGGAGCTTCTGGCTCTGGCCCGGGAACTGGCCGCCGGAGAGGGTAATCACCCGTCCTGGGTTACTCCGGAGTGGATTCGTGAGGGCGATCACCTCATCTGGGACTCCTCGGCCAGGGAAGCGATCCTGAGCAGTTCTCTCCTGGATCGCCCCGTTTTTGTAAACCTTTGGGAAGACATAGACGCGCCGGGATCGTTTTATTTTATCAACCGTTGGGAGCGAATCGACAGCATGTTTCTCTCGCCCTCGCTCTTTTCCCAGGATAGTGCCCTGCGATTTTCTGCCTTTTCCGTGCCCTGTCCTCGTGACGGTTGCGACTCCCGGGGACGGCCCTTGAGCTGGGAGGATGACCCCCGGGGGGTCTCGGATCACTTGCCGCTGTTGCTCACGCTGATTCGATCCCCTTGA
- a CDS encoding bifunctional ornithine acetyltransferase/N-acetylglutamate synthase, with amino-acid sequence MPWMNLRRASSAMVDLPVARAGESWRETLDRTALVPRGFGFFRRRLSFVPVERPASQPCEMNLAWLHNQGPEYSAAAVTTSNRFPGAPVVLTRERLARGVVRAILVNTKVANVAAPGGLETARRVAAAAAEAFSLPREEVLSVSTGVIGWGLPLEEMLREIPSLSQGACGAGGFAEAIMTTDRYPKAAWTSLDPDGPDPDGPDRDGTDRDGTDRDGTDACGGPVILGVAKGAGMIEPHLATMLAFFVTDAAVPPDMLDRVLRRVTEKSFNRLSVDSDQSTSDMVVALANGASGCSVGEAELEAAWQPLADRLALEIVRNGEGTSHVIEVVLKGFPSSSLAGNVGRHVVNSPLVKTAIFGNDPNVGRILMALGDGLSRYDREGIMDTSRLVMTIAGREVYRQGAFLLDQETEELLCASLRATAMDPVLAGVPQDRGTVRIVLDFPGDDREDVRVIGSDLSDEYLRVNADYRT; translated from the coding sequence ATGCCCTGGATGAACCTTCGGCGTGCGAGCAGCGCCATGGTTGATCTGCCTGTAGCCCGTGCCGGGGAGTCCTGGCGGGAGACGCTGGACAGAACCGCTCTGGTCCCCCGGGGCTTTGGCTTCTTCCGGCGGAGGCTCTCCTTTGTACCCGTTGAGCGCCCGGCGTCGCAACCCTGCGAGATGAACCTGGCCTGGTTGCACAATCAGGGTCCAGAGTACTCGGCTGCTGCGGTGACCACCTCAAACCGCTTTCCCGGGGCTCCCGTGGTTCTCACCCGGGAGCGACTCGCCCGGGGTGTGGTGCGGGCAATTCTGGTGAACACCAAAGTGGCGAACGTAGCGGCGCCGGGAGGGCTCGAGACGGCACGCCGGGTTGCTGCTGCGGCGGCTGAAGCCTTCTCTCTTCCCCGGGAGGAAGTCCTCTCGGTCTCCACGGGGGTTATCGGATGGGGTCTTCCCCTGGAAGAGATGCTCCGGGAAATACCCTCTCTCTCCCAAGGAGCCTGTGGAGCCGGTGGCTTTGCCGAGGCGATCATGACCACCGACCGATATCCCAAAGCCGCATGGACTTCCCTGGACCCTGATGGTCCAGATCCTGATGGTCCAGATCGTGATGGTACAGATCGTGATGGTACAGATCGTGATGGCACAGATGCCTGTGGCGGACCGGTCATTCTGGGTGTTGCCAAGGGAGCCGGCATGATCGAGCCCCACTTGGCCACGATGCTCGCCTTCTTTGTCACCGACGCAGCGGTTCCGCCGGACATGCTTGACCGGGTGCTCCGACGGGTAACAGAAAAAAGCTTCAACCGCCTCTCCGTGGACAGCGATCAGAGCACCAGCGACATGGTGGTGGCCCTGGCCAACGGCGCTTCGGGGTGTTCTGTTGGTGAGGCCGAGCTTGAGGCGGCCTGGCAGCCCCTGGCAGACCGGCTGGCGCTGGAGATTGTGCGAAACGGCGAGGGGACATCCCACGTGATCGAAGTCGTTTTGAAAGGCTTTCCTTCATCTTCCCTGGCCGGCAATGTGGGGCGCCACGTGGTAAACTCACCCCTGGTGAAGACGGCGATCTTCGGAAACGATCCCAACGTGGGAAGAATACTCATGGCCCTGGGCGACGGGTTATCCCGCTATGACCGGGAAGGTATTATGGACACCTCCAGGCTGGTGATGACCATCGCCGGTCGGGAGGTCTATCGCCAGGGGGCCTTTCTTCTGGACCAGGAGACGGAGGAGTTGCTCTGCGCGTCCCTGCGTGCTACGGCGATGGACCCCGTGCTCGCAGGAGTTCCCCAGGATCGGGGAACTGTACGGATCGTTCTTGACTTTCCCGGAGATGACCGGGAGGATGTCCGGGTGATTGGAAGCGACCTGAGCGACGAATATCTGCGGGTCAATGCCGATTACCGGACGTGA
- the era gene encoding GTPase Era produces the protein MNSESGKSGFVVVLGRPSTGKSTLINRVCGEKISIVSPVPQTTRNTIRGIYTEERGQIVFLDTPGLHQAEKKINLRMRDLVTESLEDCDALIYTVDTTRLPGEEEEAVAQLASSLDVPRIILLTKMDHPESNPARIVEFLTTHALADLPRFQTGGLQEEATEDGSRPREIEDLLAAIFPLLPEGQPWYPGDHYTDQPPQFRIAEIVREQAILRTRQEVPHAIYVEVADLEQRPKYLWARVFIFVERPTQQGILVGKGAATITEIRRESQKILGRIFPMPVRLALQVKVRPRWRRDDNLLNSLIQ, from the coding sequence ATGAATAGCGAAAGCGGAAAAAGCGGGTTTGTAGTGGTCCTGGGGCGCCCCTCCACGGGAAAGTCCACTCTGATCAACAGAGTTTGTGGCGAAAAGATCTCCATCGTCTCGCCCGTACCCCAGACGACACGCAACACCATCCGGGGAATCTACACGGAGGAGCGAGGCCAGATCGTCTTTCTGGATACGCCAGGCCTTCACCAGGCCGAAAAAAAGATCAACCTCCGCATGCGCGATCTGGTGACAGAGTCGCTGGAAGATTGCGACGCCCTGATCTACACGGTGGACACCACCCGCCTCCCCGGCGAGGAAGAAGAGGCCGTTGCGCAGCTTGCCTCTTCCCTGGACGTGCCGCGAATCATCCTGCTCACCAAGATGGATCATCCCGAAAGCAATCCCGCCCGGATTGTGGAGTTCCTGACAACCCATGCCCTGGCAGATCTCCCCCGATTCCAGACGGGCGGACTCCAGGAAGAGGCAACAGAGGATGGGTCCCGCCCCCGGGAGATAGAGGATCTCCTGGCAGCGATCTTTCCCCTTTTGCCCGAAGGGCAGCCCTGGTACCCCGGTGATCACTATACCGATCAGCCCCCCCAGTTCCGCATCGCCGAGATCGTGCGGGAACAGGCAATCCTGCGGACCCGGCAGGAGGTCCCCCACGCGATCTACGTGGAGGTGGCCGACCTGGAACAACGCCCCAAATACCTCTGGGCCCGGGTCTTCATCTTTGTTGAACGCCCCACCCAGCAGGGTATTCTGGTAGGGAAAGGAGCCGCCACGATCACGGAGATCCGCAGGGAATCCCAGAAGATTCTGGGCCGCATCTTCCCCATGCCGGTGCGCCTCGCTCTACAGGTAAAGGTGCGCCCCCGCTGGAGACGGGACGACAATCTCCTGAACTCCCTGATCCAGTAG
- a CDS encoding methyl-accepting chemotaxis protein, producing MKGFRSLRARMAVLFGGAAAVLLLIMAVVLLSQVQLVQRRTIDSLTSDVVAARSAEISRWVQGHVNEIRGYSNLDIVRGADRDIVEEYLRGRHKSLNPEHDFVFFSDLEGNAPTSHGVVANVSERDYFRDIVHEGQPLAVSNAIISLADGSAIVAVAHEVRDHDGELAGVFGGVITLDIVSRVVSEIQFGEGGYGFVVDGSGLVVGHPDADLRMQLNVLDAPRYDGLELIGEKMQRGLGGVMDYRTPEGTRYHAVFSPVADTPGWSVAFAIPHSDMNAAFMNIARIFVGLLLVAVTIMIIISLVIAKHVSSPLQSAVSMAGFVSDGDLVSDLSNDFSRRRDEIGNLVGALNTMKYKLLEIVQGIRKSASAVSSGSFGLRDASKNLADGSEQLAITAQQLSQDTSQQAASVEEISASMEEMASNIQQSAENAQATEQIALQAATEAGDAGTSVAGTLEAMKQIAEKIVIIEDIARETNMLSLNAAIEAARAGEHGKGFAVVAAQVRKLAENSSIAAKEISTLSLTSVQVAEKAVAMLDQLAPNIRKTAELVQEISSSNREMSSGARQVSDAINQLDQVVQRNAASAEELASTSEEQSSQVQEMATTAGELLVQADQLEEIVAFFKVAAEAHRPVAELEFTPPGNQLQG from the coding sequence ATGAAGGGCTTTCGAAGCTTGCGGGCGCGTATGGCGGTACTGTTCGGCGGGGCAGCGGCAGTCCTGCTTCTGATAATGGCTGTAGTGTTGCTCAGTCAGGTGCAGCTTGTTCAAAGGCGCACCATCGATAGCCTTACCAGCGATGTAGTTGCCGCGCGATCGGCTGAAATCAGTCGCTGGGTGCAGGGGCACGTGAACGAGATTCGCGGCTACAGTAATCTCGATATTGTCCGCGGGGCAGATCGTGATATTGTAGAGGAGTATCTGCGCGGACGGCACAAATCACTCAATCCGGAGCACGATTTTGTGTTTTTCAGTGATCTTGAGGGAAACGCCCCGACAAGCCACGGTGTTGTAGCTAACGTCAGTGAGCGGGATTATTTTCGGGACATCGTCCATGAAGGACAGCCCCTGGCGGTGAGCAACGCAATTATCAGCCTGGCCGATGGTTCTGCCATTGTGGCGGTTGCACACGAAGTTCGTGACCACGATGGGGAGCTGGCGGGAGTTTTCGGGGGAGTGATAACCCTGGATATAGTATCCCGGGTAGTATCAGAGATACAGTTTGGTGAGGGCGGGTACGGTTTTGTTGTGGATGGATCAGGGCTGGTAGTCGGTCATCCCGATGCTGATCTTCGGATGCAGCTGAATGTGCTCGATGCACCCCGGTACGATGGTCTCGAATTGATCGGGGAGAAAATGCAGCGGGGTCTCGGAGGAGTGATGGACTACCGGACCCCCGAGGGGACCCGGTACCATGCGGTTTTCTCCCCTGTGGCCGATACACCGGGCTGGTCCGTGGCCTTTGCCATTCCCCATTCTGACATGAATGCCGCTTTCATGAATATTGCCCGTATATTTGTGGGGCTTCTGCTGGTGGCGGTGACCATCATGATTATCATTTCGCTGGTCATTGCGAAGCATGTATCGTCCCCGCTGCAATCGGCGGTTTCGATGGCTGGTTTTGTTTCCGATGGTGATCTTGTGAGCGATCTGTCAAACGATTTCTCCCGACGCCGGGATGAGATCGGTAATCTTGTGGGTGCCCTGAACACCATGAAGTACAAATTGCTGGAAATAGTTCAGGGCATCAGGAAATCTGCTTCGGCTGTTAGCTCGGGCAGCTTCGGGCTCCGGGATGCCTCAAAAAATCTGGCTGATGGTTCGGAGCAGCTGGCAATTACGGCGCAGCAGTTAAGTCAGGATACAAGCCAGCAGGCCGCATCGGTTGAGGAAATATCTGCGTCGATGGAGGAGATGGCCTCCAACATTCAGCAGAGTGCGGAGAACGCCCAGGCGACTGAGCAGATCGCTCTCCAGGCTGCTACTGAGGCCGGGGACGCCGGGACATCGGTGGCAGGGACGCTGGAAGCCATGAAACAGATAGCCGAGAAGATCGTGATAATCGAGGATATCGCCCGCGAGACCAATATGCTTTCGCTGAATGCTGCGATTGAGGCTGCCCGGGCCGGGGAGCATGGCAAGGGTTTCGCCGTTGTTGCCGCTCAGGTCCGTAAACTGGCCGAGAACTCCAGTATTGCCGCCAAGGAAATCAGCACCCTCTCCCTGACCTCCGTCCAGGTAGCCGAGAAAGCGGTGGCCATGCTCGACCAGCTTGCTCCGAATATCCGGAAAACGGCAGAGCTGGTGCAGGAGATATCCTCGTCCAATCGGGAGATGAGCTCGGGTGCCCGGCAGGTGAGTGATGCGATTAACCAGCTGGACCAGGTTGTTCAGCGTAACGCTGCTTCTGCTGAAGAGCTGGCCAGCACCAGTGAAGAGCAATCTTCGCAGGTGCAGGAAATGGCCACGACCGCAGGGGAACTATTGGTCCAGGCAGACCAGCTGGAGGAAATTGTGGCCTTCTTCAAGGTTGCTGCCGAAGCGCACCGGCCGGTGGCTGAGCTGGAGTTCACTCCCCCGGGGAATCAGTTGCAGGGGTGA
- a CDS encoding DUF58 domain-containing protein, which translates to MPQKRFNPLEHLPSEARLRQLQIVAQRLVESLLAGNYRSVFKGTGIEFDEVREYVEGDDTRLIDWNVSSRFGQVYTKTFREEREMTLFLVVDISESLSYGSADRSMREVALIASSLLTLAAVQNNDKVGGALFSEKIDGWIAPAKGRTHALRLLQEIITSKPSGKGSNLADALQTVSESLKRRGILVIISDFQTSGYQRELALAAKRHDVIALKIGDPVMESLPSFPMVTAADAETGRTLFLNGRSRRFRFAFEQFWKQHRQQWIRECHRRGISAIEVSSVDNVADRLISFFRRRSVGR; encoded by the coding sequence ATGCCCCAGAAGCGGTTCAACCCCCTGGAGCACCTCCCCAGCGAGGCGCGGCTCCGGCAACTTCAAATCGTCGCTCAGCGCCTGGTGGAGAGCCTCCTGGCAGGAAACTACCGATCGGTCTTCAAGGGAACGGGGATCGAGTTCGACGAGGTTCGGGAGTACGTGGAGGGTGATGACACCCGCCTGATCGACTGGAACGTAAGCTCGCGTTTCGGCCAGGTTTACACCAAAACCTTCCGGGAAGAGCGGGAGATGACCCTTTTCCTGGTGGTGGATATCTCGGAGTCTCTCAGCTATGGTTCGGCTGACCGGTCCATGCGTGAGGTAGCCCTGATCGCCTCGTCGTTGCTCACCCTGGCGGCGGTTCAAAACAACGACAAGGTGGGAGGAGCCCTCTTCTCGGAGAAGATCGACGGCTGGATCGCTCCTGCCAAGGGAAGAACCCACGCCCTGCGCCTGCTTCAGGAGATTATAACCAGCAAGCCCTCGGGAAAGGGCTCAAACCTGGCCGATGCGCTCCAGACGGTGAGCGAATCATTGAAGCGCCGGGGAATCCTGGTAATCATATCCGATTTTCAGACCTCGGGGTATCAACGGGAGTTAGCCCTGGCGGCAAAACGCCACGATGTGATCGCCTTGAAAATCGGCGACCCCGTGATGGAATCCCTCCCCTCTTTTCCGATGGTAACCGCCGCCGACGCCGAAACGGGGAGAACGCTCTTTTTGAACGGCCGGTCCCGGCGATTCCGTTTTGCCTTCGAGCAATTCTGGAAGCAGCACCGGCAACAGTGGATTCGGGAATGCCACCGCCGGGGAATTTCGGCGATTGAGGTCAGTTCTGTGGATAACGTGGCGGACCGGTTGATCTCCTTCTTCCGGCGAAGGAGTGTGGGGCGATGA
- a CDS encoding AAA family ATPase: MSRIDEKNIDEKQRDYKQEQLDSQVERARELIDNVRAELQRRIVGQTTMIDGLLVGMLAGGHVLLEGVPGLAKTLTVKSIAQVLDAGFRRIQFTPDLLPADLIGTMVYRQQTGEFVPRKGPIFTNIVLADEINRAPAKVQSALLEAMEEHQVTIGDTSYELAEPFFVLATQNPIEQEGTYPLPEAQLDRFMLKLHVDYPTREEERKILKRVGVPRTIELQRTLFRGDIAKLRTTISAVTVDDRIEDYIVQLVTATRDDGNRRGMGVLRYIEFGASPRATLYLYRCAKVRAVMEGRRYVIPEDVKAVAHDILRHRLVLSYEADSEDLSSDDVVDMLLSTVPVP; encoded by the coding sequence ATGTCGCGTATTGATGAAAAGAATATCGATGAAAAACAAAGAGACTACAAACAGGAGCAGCTCGACAGCCAGGTCGAACGCGCCCGGGAACTGATCGACAATGTCCGCGCCGAACTGCAGAGGCGAATTGTCGGTCAAACCACAATGATCGACGGGCTGCTGGTGGGAATGCTGGCTGGAGGCCACGTCCTCCTGGAGGGCGTTCCGGGGCTCGCCAAGACGCTTACCGTCAAATCGATCGCCCAGGTGCTGGATGCCGGTTTTCGGCGTATCCAGTTCACCCCTGATCTGCTTCCTGCAGATCTCATCGGAACTATGGTGTACCGTCAGCAAACAGGGGAGTTTGTTCCGCGCAAGGGCCCGATCTTCACGAACATCGTTCTTGCTGACGAGATCAACCGGGCCCCGGCAAAGGTGCAAAGCGCTCTTCTCGAGGCGATGGAGGAGCATCAGGTTACAATCGGCGATACCAGCTACGAGCTGGCAGAACCTTTTTTTGTCCTGGCAACCCAGAACCCGATCGAGCAGGAGGGAACATACCCTCTGCCGGAGGCCCAGCTGGACCGGTTCATGCTGAAGCTCCACGTGGATTATCCAACACGCGAAGAGGAACGGAAAATCCTCAAACGCGTAGGTGTTCCCCGTACGATAGAGCTCCAGCGAACGCTCTTCCGGGGGGATATCGCCAAGTTGCGTACAACCATCAGCGCCGTGACGGTAGATGACCGCATCGAGGATTATATCGTCCAGCTTGTTACCGCCACGCGGGACGATGGAAACAGGCGCGGCATGGGGGTCTTGCGGTATATCGAGTTCGGGGCCTCTCCCCGCGCCACGCTCTACCTCTACCGTTGCGCCAAGGTTCGGGCCGTGATGGAGGGGCGGCGCTACGTGATCCCCGAAGACGTGAAGGCCGTGGCCCATGACATTCTTCGTCACCGGCTGGTCCTCTCCTACGAGGCTGACAGCGAGGATCTCAGCAGCGACGACGTGGTCGATATGCTTCTCTCGACCGTTCCGGTTCCCTGA
- a CDS encoding bifunctional 4-hydroxy-2-oxoglutarate aldolase/2-dehydro-3-deoxy-phosphogluconate aldolase, with amino-acid sequence MQDFLVTSRVVAVFAPPAPDDAVWAAAILVDEGFPLVEITFRNEAARDNIEALVRKVPEAVVGAGTVLTREQAEVACAAGARFLVSPGLAPDVGSFADQKGIPYIPGVFTPSEVQVALAQGRRILKFFPAEAGGGPNLIKALAPVYPQVSFIPTGGIGLHNLASYLCLPSVIACGGSFLVPSGAVRERDETALREAARQLRGLLNALDEPSACEQRHG; translated from the coding sequence ATGCAGGATTTTCTGGTAACGTCGAGGGTCGTCGCCGTCTTTGCTCCGCCCGCGCCTGACGATGCGGTCTGGGCTGCGGCGATCCTGGTGGATGAGGGGTTTCCCCTGGTCGAGATAACCTTTCGCAACGAGGCTGCCCGGGATAATATCGAGGCCCTGGTCCGGAAGGTGCCGGAAGCGGTGGTCGGGGCCGGGACAGTCCTTACCCGGGAGCAGGCCGAGGTCGCCTGTGCTGCGGGGGCTCGCTTTCTGGTTTCTCCCGGTTTGGCTCCGGATGTGGGTTCTTTTGCCGATCAGAAAGGGATTCCCTATATCCCGGGGGTCTTTACGCCCTCGGAGGTGCAGGTTGCGCTTGCCCAGGGGCGACGGATTCTCAAGTTCTTTCCCGCCGAGGCTGGGGGCGGACCGAATCTCATAAAGGCCCTGGCGCCGGTTTACCCCCAGGTTTCGTTTATTCCCACCGGGGGGATAGGCCTTCATAATCTCGCGTCCTATTTGTGCCTTCCTTCGGTGATCGCCTGCGGGGGGAGTTTTCTGGTTCCTTCCGGGGCAGTGCGTGAACGAGACGAGACTGCTCTGCGGGAGGCAGCCCGTCAGCTGAGGGGGCTGCTGAATGCCCTGGATGAACCTTCGGCGTGCGAGCAGCGCCATGGTTGA
- a CDS encoding uracil-DNA glycosylase family protein has product MAEICEENINEAKSPESPGLVIYNRYRRLSEELALLSREIMEALPDVAALYNPLEYADAPWREYLTRFCTGPRQIVFLGMNPGPWGMAQTGVPFGEIAAVRDWMGISAPVQQPRTPHPKRPIEGFSCTRSEVSGRRLWGLMQETYGTARECFQNLLVLNFCPLVFMAESGRNITPDKLPATYRTALEEACLRALTDSLQVLKPRYLVGVGAFATARLKGIPPRPEVQNPAPEVVQILHPSPASPAANRGWAEAVSAQLLAAGVWPPQRANPDRAEPQGDRISVSNSGK; this is encoded by the coding sequence ATGGCAGAAATCTGTGAGGAAAATATCAACGAGGCAAAGAGCCCCGAATCACCAGGGCTGGTAATATACAACCGCTACCGCCGTCTTTCGGAGGAACTGGCCCTCCTCTCCCGGGAAATAATGGAAGCCCTGCCCGACGTGGCAGCCTTGTATAACCCTCTGGAATACGCCGACGCTCCCTGGAGGGAATACCTTACACGATTTTGTACAGGGCCAAGACAGATCGTCTTTCTGGGGATGAACCCCGGCCCCTGGGGAATGGCCCAAACGGGAGTTCCCTTCGGGGAAATCGCCGCTGTCCGGGACTGGATGGGAATTAGCGCCCCGGTGCAACAGCCCCGGACTCCCCACCCCAAGCGGCCAATCGAGGGGTTTTCCTGCACCCGCAGCGAGGTAAGCGGACGGCGCCTCTGGGGACTGATGCAGGAAACCTACGGCACGGCCCGGGAATGCTTCCAGAATCTCCTGGTCTTGAACTTCTGTCCCCTGGTCTTCATGGCAGAAAGCGGCCGCAATATCACCCCGGACAAGCTGCCGGCAACATACCGCACCGCCCTGGAAGAGGCCTGCCTTCGGGCCCTGACCGATAGCCTTCAGGTTCTGAAACCACGCTATCTCGTTGGAGTAGGAGCTTTTGCAACAGCCCGCCTGAAAGGGATTCCCCCACGCCCGGAGGTTCAAAATCCCGCACCGGAGGTTGTCCAGATCCTGCACCCCAGCCCGGCCTCGCCTGCAGCAAACCGGGGCTGGGCCGAAGCGGTCTCGGCCCAACTACTCGCTGCCGGTGTCTGGCCCCCCCAAAGGGCTAACCCCGACAGAGCTGAACCTCAAGGGGATCGAATCAGCGTGAGCAACAGCGGCAAGTGA
- a CDS encoding VWA domain-containing protein, with protein sequence MWVLDRPGYLLLLLVLPVLVYLRHFWCGRGSRMIFPFTFSGGEGFRAPLTGRVVFMRLGHLCFWTALVLLVIALAGPTKTVRERIFLTRGLDIMLVLDVSPTMAARDVQPVNRLEAARSVARRFVEQRENDQIGLVAFSLEAALRVPPTLNHDLVISSLEEASLMEYGDGTAIGMALALASLHLYGSDGQEQVIILLTDGVNNAGEISPEAAAEVAGRSGIRIHTIGVGSEGEAEIEFRHPEDGRTYRGTVREGYDPESLRRIAELTGGRFFSASSGGSLEAVFNAIGTVETSERRVRVQVHRHPQHQILLLVAVILLVLDVFLRRLLIGSAP encoded by the coding sequence GTGTGGGTTCTTGACCGACCGGGATATCTGCTCTTGCTCCTGGTTCTTCCGGTTCTGGTCTACCTGCGCCATTTCTGGTGCGGTCGGGGAAGCCGGATGATCTTCCCGTTTACCTTCTCCGGTGGTGAGGGCTTTCGTGCTCCTCTGACGGGGCGGGTGGTGTTCATGCGGCTGGGGCATCTCTGTTTCTGGACCGCGCTGGTTCTTCTGGTGATCGCCCTGGCGGGGCCGACGAAAACGGTGCGAGAGCGGATTTTTCTGACCCGGGGACTGGATATTATGCTGGTTCTGGATGTATCTCCCACCATGGCAGCCCGGGATGTGCAGCCCGTGAACCGTCTCGAAGCCGCACGGTCCGTGGCCCGCCGCTTTGTGGAGCAGCGTGAAAACGATCAGATCGGCCTGGTGGCCTTTTCCCTGGAGGCTGCCCTGCGGGTTCCTCCCACACTGAACCACGATCTGGTAATTTCCTCCCTCGAAGAGGCCTCCCTCATGGAGTACGGTGACGGTACTGCCATCGGAATGGCCCTGGCTCTGGCATCGCTTCATCTCTACGGTTCTGACGGCCAGGAACAGGTGATTATCCTTCTTACCGATGGCGTAAACAACGCCGGTGAGATATCTCCCGAAGCGGCTGCCGAGGTGGCGGGCCGTTCGGGAATTCGTATTCATACCATCGGTGTAGGCAGCGAGGGAGAGGCCGAAATCGAATTCCGGCACCCCGAGGATGGCAGAACCTACCGCGGTACGGTGCGGGAGGGCTATGATCCCGAATCGCTTCGCCGGATTGCCGAGCTGACGGGGGGGCGGTTTTTTTCTGCCTCCAGCGGAGGATCCCTCGAGGCGGTCTTCAACGCGATCGGGACAGTTGAAACCTCGGAGCGCCGTGTGCGGGTTCAGGTTCACCGTCATCCCCAACACCAGATTCTGCTGCTTGTGGCAGTGATCCTTCTGGTGCTGGATGTGTTTCTGCGGCGTCTTCTCATCGGGAGTGCTCCATGA
- a CDS encoding ATP-dependent Clp protease proteolytic subunit, which produces MPNSNINQCCDQEGADKDSRENNRDQPPLLDRMLKTRTILISGEINKDLAERVVRQLLILEQEGDDPIRVFIDSPGGDADAGYGIFDTIRFVTPQVWTVGIGLVASAGALILLAAEKERRLAFPNSHYLIHQPLSGIRGVATDIEIHAREIEKMRGRINLLISQETGKPLEQVEKDTDRDYWMGAEDAVEYGLVSRIVTHRSEM; this is translated from the coding sequence ATGCCGAATTCCAACATCAATCAGTGCTGTGACCAGGAGGGGGCCGACAAGGACTCCCGGGAAAACAACCGGGATCAGCCGCCGCTCCTGGATCGAATGCTCAAGACTCGTACCATCCTCATTTCCGGCGAGATCAACAAGGACCTGGCCGAGCGGGTGGTCCGGCAGCTCCTGATCCTGGAACAGGAGGGGGACGATCCGATTCGGGTCTTTATCGATTCTCCCGGTGGCGATGCCGATGCGGGGTACGGCATCTTTGATACCATTCGCTTTGTAACCCCCCAGGTCTGGACCGTGGGAATCGGCCTTGTCGCCAGCGCAGGCGCTCTGATTCTTCTGGCTGCCGAGAAAGAGCGCCGTCTGGCCTTTCCCAACTCCCATTATCTTATTCACCAGCCTCTCTCGGGAATTCGGGGTGTTGCTACGGATATCGAGATTCATGCCCGGGAGATCGAAAAGATGCGTGGCCGGATCAACCTGCTGATCTCCCAGGAGACGGGGAAGCCCCTGGAGCAGGTCGAGAAAGACACCGATCGTGATTACTGGATGGGCGCTGAAGACGCCGTAGAGTACGGACTGGTCTCGAGGATTGTGACACACCGCTCGGAGATGTAG